A single Streptomyces mirabilis DNA region contains:
- a CDS encoding SigE family RNA polymerase sigma factor, whose protein sequence is MGTVVDDAASVEFHAFFERHHAELARFAHLLTGEADAADDLAADALLALWHRWDRVRAADHPVAYARGVVANLARTRIRSAVRERRRITLFWSQREDTTENPDIAGKIDVQEALRRLPFRKRACVVLRHAFDLSEKDTALALGVSVGTVKSQTSKGMAELKRLLGTDEAPMRVHAGVLPTGGAGGRDR, encoded by the coding sequence GTGGGCACTGTCGTCGACGACGCAGCCTCCGTGGAGTTCCACGCCTTCTTCGAGCGGCACCATGCCGAACTCGCCCGCTTCGCCCATCTGTTGACCGGCGAGGCGGACGCCGCCGACGATCTGGCGGCCGACGCGCTGCTCGCGCTGTGGCACCGCTGGGACCGGGTGCGCGCGGCCGACCACCCGGTGGCGTACGCCCGTGGTGTCGTCGCGAACCTGGCCCGCACCCGGATCCGCAGCGCCGTGCGCGAGCGCAGACGGATCACACTGTTCTGGTCGCAGCGCGAGGACACGACCGAGAACCCCGACATAGCGGGGAAGATCGATGTCCAGGAGGCGCTGCGCCGGCTGCCGTTCCGTAAGCGCGCATGTGTCGTGCTTCGGCACGCTTTCGACCTCTCGGAGAAGGACACGGCGCTCGCCCTCGGTGTTTCCGTGGGTACGGTTAAGTCCCAGACGTCGAAGGGCATGGCCGAACTGAAGCGGCTCCTCGGCACCGACGAGGCCCCGATGCGGGTGCACGCCGGTGTGCTGCCCACGGGTGGAGCCGGAGGAAGGGACCGATGA